In a single window of the Carassius carassius chromosome 26, fCarCar2.1, whole genome shotgun sequence genome:
- the LOC132105874 gene encoding inactive histone-lysine N-methyltransferase 2E-like isoform X5 produces the protein MSVVIPVGVDTANTSYLDMAAGSEPESVEASSVVVEKSSYPHQIYSSSSHHSHGYIGLPYADHNYGARPPPTPPASPPPSVLIRPGEGLFVSGGRPGENLFVPGGQDEASRGTTLSTSEDGSYGADITRCICGFTHDDGYMICCDKCSVWQHIDCMGIDRQHIPETYLCERCQPRTLDREHAILLQTRKRENMSDGDTSATESGDEVPLELYTAFQHTPTSITLTTARLGNKQTDKKRKKSGEKEPPATARAKKSFREGSRKSSRVKGSAPECEPTDPPSLWENKMKSWMERYEEASSNQYSEEVRILLRVKEARDGKTLAYNTHTAAFKPPVESHVQKNKRILKAVRDLAADSLIIEYRGKVMLRQQFEANGYFFKRPYPFVLFYSKFDGLEMCVDARSFGNEARFIRRSCTPNAEVRHVIEDGMLHLYIYSLRSISKGSEFTIGFDYDYGSCKYKVDCACVKGNQDCPVLKHNLEPTENLGSSTRRRGRKDKEPSRDESGQNQNLTMDCDGPKSKPLNDGKQRKLSPLRLSISNNQTREERKMEAILQAFARMEKREKRREQALERIGTKGEVGGRSEIKEEPPSTPEAESPATLQPMLEVVKDEPCLKPAKVSRNKQRKSFSRNRTHIGQQRRRARTVSACFDLPPSSPGDTLEPLTTETHDGEAPSAPEADTPPMHAPDTSPPHSGSPAPTCRSGPKYPKTKKHLVSEWIGVDKQERDSLRTSLRTPEPPPERPLRISSDPEVLATQLNSLPGMACSSHIYSTPKHYIRFSSPFLANRSPSTLGVPTGRRRSREMPETPPTTGSCKKRWLKQALEEEGSTSPGGGRPSLLMPSESPLSPSINGESYSPLPLNGSCSLPELPTPLKKRRLCSLDPCMSETSTPYGSPCATPTRTESTEAPGTPLLLATSPRPRAEEPSTEPSTPLQIPNHPLPQESESSMDSSPDGSRRPSTQDVERPPSLLASPSMRNAGSDTAPQESTKSMGSLSPQPSHAEPQDATVDEGMEVDGGGSEPASAPETTASSYPPWMKSPDRGGISFSPVNSNLRDLTPSHTLEMGAYRPDSTSAGPFSEAATFYTCSEESSGVTFTRSLSGDGTGEGGASKNPQKKKVSLLEYRKRQREARRSGSKGECGSPVSTAPPVDVFHVAVEVAPEPPVITAAPTPRTPQHSEESDAPPQGERDGEGQWTSSTSVEQARERGYNRALLLSDHRKDADSGETEGGDSQVKECPSPKSCKSPLTHAVREPSLNPCSPASQTVSRPLKEEDGEAQPRGPSQPQALSIQPSSTKTLSSKPASLTPSKQHCGPSGASQSHYAGPSLMHSPKAQLQGSPYRGQRAFLTAQPQNQPQPQATSGLATFPQYNPQNAPPPPPPPPPAPPASASYFPAQATTAPAPFPAFKPTVASLFPPGSQPILQTHHALHYQSSAAPPPPPPPPPPHPQTGPTLLHVNLQPPSMQQHQLLLSSAPPPPPPPPPQGQSSQQPLPNSGTLLSIKQGPPPPSSTAPHPFQNIGGFQTTLLHQSAPANPSVTPSTYQQTVLPPPPPPPPQQTPPSQTPPNPNVLQIAGGNRGPTPSSTHFHSTGYLGTGWH, from the exons ATGAGCGTAGTCATCCCAGTAGGGGTGGACACGGCCAACACCTCATACCTGGACATGGCTGCAGGCTCAGA ACCAGAATCTGTGGAGGCGAGCTCTGTGGTAGTTGAGAAGTCCAGCTACCCTCATCAGATTTACAGCAGCAGCTCCCACCACTCCCACGGCTACATCGGTCTGCCTTACGCC GACCACAATTATGGGGCGCGACCCCCACCCACACCGCCGGCGTCCCCGCCTCCCTCGGTACTGATCCGGCCGGGCGAGGGTTTGTTTGTGTCCGGGGGCCGGCCAGGCGAGAACTTGTTCGTGCCGGGTGGGCAGGACGAGGCGTCGCGTGGCACCACGCTCAGCACCTCAGAAGACGGCAGCTACGGTGCTGACATCACACGCTGTATTTGCGGCTTCACCCATGACGATGGCTACATGATCTGCTGCGACAAGTGCAG tgtgtggcAGCACATAGACTGCATGGGGATCGACCGGCAGCACATTCCCGAGACCTACCTGTGTGAACGCTGTCAACCACGCACCCTGGACCGAGAGCACGCCATCCTGCTGCAAACCAGGAAGAGAGAGAACATGtctg ACGGGGACACCAGTGCTACAGAAAGTGGGGATGAGGTTCCACTAGAGTTGTACACAGCGTTTCAGCACACCCCAACCAGCATCACACTCACAACAGCACGTCTCGGGAACAAACAGACTGATAAGAAACGAAAGAAGAGTGGAGAAAAGGAGCCCCCGGCTACAGCCAGGGCCAAGAAG tcATTCCGTGAAGGCTCTAGAAAGTCATCTAGAGTAAAG GGCTCAGCTCCCGAGTGTGAGCCGACAGATCCTCCCTCTCTCTGGGAGAATAAGATGAAGTCGTGGATGGAGCGCTATGAGGAAGCCAGCAGTAATCAGTACAGTGAAGAAGTGCGGATACTGCTGAGAGTAAAAGAAGCCAGAGATGGGAAAACGCTGGCCTACAATACACATACCGCAGCCTTCAAACCCCCCGTAGAG AGTCACGTACAGAAGAACAAGCGCATTCTTAAGGCTGTTCGGGACTTGGCTGCCGATTCGCTCATAATCGAGTACAGGGGGAAGGTCATGCTACGACAGCAATTTGAAGCCAATGGTTACTTCTTTAAGAG GCCGTACCCTTTTGTATTGTTCTACTCTAAGTTTGACGGTTTGGAAATGTGTGTGGATGCGCGGAGCTTCGGAAATGAGGCCCGATTCATTCGTCGCTCCTGCACTCCCAACGCTGAGGTGCGGCACGTAATCGAGGACGGCATGCTGCATTTATACATTTACTCTCTGAGGTCCATCTCCAAGGGGAGTGAATTCACCATTGGCTTTGATTATGACTACGGCAGCTG taAATATAAGGTGGACTGTGCGTGTGTCAAAGGCAATCAGGATTGCCCTGTGCTCAAGCATAACTTGGAACCCACTGAGAATCTGGGCTCTAGCACACGACGGCGCGGCCGCAAGGACAAAGAACCGTCGCGGGACGAGAGCGGACAGAACCAGAACCTCACCATGGACTGTGACGGGCCCAAGAGCAAACCGCTCAATGACGGCAAACAGAGAAAACTCTCTCCTCTCCGGCTCTCAATATCTAACAATCAG ACACGTGAAGAGAGGAAGATGGAGGCAATTCTGCAGGCATTCGCTCGTATGGAGAAAAGAGAAAAGCGGAGGGAGCAAGCGCTAGAAAGGATCGGCACCAAAGGGGAAGTTGGTGGACGCAGCGAGATTAAGGAAGAGCCTCCTTCTACACCAGAGGCTGAATCTCCTGCCACGTTACAG CCCATGCTAGAGGTAGTGAAGGATGAGCCTTGCCTGAAGCCAGCAAAGGTGAGCCGTAACAAacagagaaaaagcttctcacGGAACCGCACGCACATCGGACAGCAGAGGCGGCGAGCGCGAACGGTCAGCGCCTGCTTCGACTTGCCACCCAGTTCCCCTGGTGACACTTTAGAGCCCTTAACAACAGAGACTCATGATGGAGAAGCGCCTTCGGCCCCTGAGGCTGACACTCCGCCGATGCATGCCCCTGACACCAGCCCACCCCACAGCGGCTCACCTGCCCCAACTTGCCGCAGTGGACCGAAGTACCCCAAAACTAAAAAG CACTTAGTGAGCGAGTGGATCGGTGTTGACAAACAGGAACGGGATTCTTTGCGGACTTCTTTGCGGACTCCGGAGCCTCCCCCTGAGAGGCCTCTGCGGATCAGTAGTGATCCTGAGGTCTTGGCCACACAGTTGAACTCTCTTCCGGGAATGGCCTGCAGTTCACACATCTACAGCACACCCAAACACTACATCCGCTTCTCATCTCCTTTTCTGGCCAACCGTAGCCCCAGCACTCTGGGAGTGCCCACGGGTCGACGGCGCTCGAGAGAAATGCCTGAAACACCACCTACCACTGGGTCCTGCAAGAAG CGCTGGCTGAAGCAAGCTTTAGAAGAGGAGGGCTCCACCAGCCCAGGTGGAGGGCGGCCTTCTCTGCTGATGCCTAGTGAGAGCCCTCTCAGCCCCTCTATAAACGGCGAGTCCTACAGCCCTCTACCCCTCAACGGCAGTTGCTCACTACCAG AGTTGCCTACACCGTTGAAGAAAAGGCGCTTATGTTCACTCGATCCCTGTATGTCTGAGACTTCCACCCCATACGGGTCCCCTTGTGCCACCCCAACCCGAACGGAGTCAACAGAAGCACCAGGCACGCCCCTGCTGCTTGCCACGTCTCCTCGGCCACGGGCAGAGGAACCCAGTACTGAGCCCTCAACACCCTTGCAGATTCCCAACCACCCTCTGCCACAAGAG AGTGAGTCATCTATGGACAGCTCTCCAGATGGCAGCCGGAGGCCCAGTACACAAGAT GTTGAGCGACCTCCTTCGCTGTTGGCATCTCCCAGCATGAGAAATGCGGGCTCTGATACGGCTCCACAGGAATCTACTAAATCTATGGGGTCTCTGAGTCCTCAGCCCTCCCATGCTGAGCCCCAGGATGCCACAGTAGATGAAGGCATGGAGGTTGACGGTGGTGGTTCAGAACCTGCCTCAGCACCCGAGACAACAGCTTCCTCTTACCCTCCCTGGATGAAGAGTCCAGACCGAGGTGGAATCTCGTTTTCCCCAGTGAACTCTAATCTGAGAGACCTCACCCCTTCGCACACCTTGGAGATGGGGGCGTACAGGCCGGATTCAACCTCCGCTGGCCCCTTCAGTGAAGCGGCGACCTTTTATACCTGCAGTGAGGAGAGCAGCGGCGTGACCTTTACTCGCTCATTGAGTGGCGATGGCACAGGGGAGGGAGGTGCTTCAAAGAACCCGCAGAAGAAAAAG GTGTCTCTTCTGGAGTACAGGAAACGTCAGCGTGAGGCACGGCGAAGTGGTTCCAAGGGAGAGTGTGGCTCCCCTGTTTCCACAGCACCACCAGTAGATGTTTTCCATGTCGCAGTGGAAGTGGCCCCTGAGCCACCTGTTATCACAGCAGCGCCAACCCCCAGGACGCCTCAGCACAGCGAGGAGTCAGATGCCCCACCTCAGGGGGAGAGAGACGGAGAAGGGCAGTG GACATCTTCAACATCAGTAGAGCAGGCCAGGGAGCGAGGCTACAACAGGGCCTTGTTGTTGAGTGACCATCGCAAGGATGCAG ACAGTGGAGAGACAGAGGGTGGCGACTCCCAGGTGAAGGAATGTCCTTCTCCCAAGAGCTGCAAGAGCCCTTTGACACATGCAGTAAGAGAACCTTCCctcaat CCTTGTTCTCCAGCATCCCAGACTGTGTCTCGACCCCTGAAGGAGGAAGATGGTGAAGCACAGCCTCGTGGTCCTTCTCAGCCTCAGGCACTGTCCATCCAGCCGTCCAGCACCAAGACTTTGAGCTCCAAACCAGCCTCACTAACGCCCAGCAAGCAGCACTGCGGGCCTTCTGGTGCCTCGCAGAGTCACTACGCTGGACCTTCGCTCATGCACTCTCCCAAAGCGCAGCTCCAAGGTTCACCTTACCGTGGCCAGCGAGCCTTCCTGACAGCTCAGCCTCAGAACCAGCCTCAACCCCAGGCTACGTCTGGCCTGGCTACTTTCCCTCAGTATAACCCCCAAAATGCCCCACCGCCGCCACCCCCTCCACCCCCAGCTCCACCCGCTTCAGCTTCCTACTTCCCTGCTCAGGCTACCACTGCTCCTGCGCCGTTTCCTGCGTTCAAGCCTACCGTGGCATCACTCTTTCCTCCCGGTTCCCAACCTATCCTACAGACCCATCATGCATTGCATTACCAAAGCAGTGCCGCCCCTCCCCCGccgccccctcctcctcctccccaccCACAAACTGGTCCCACCTTGCTGCATGTCAATCTGCAACCTCCTTCGATGCAGCAGCATCAACTTCTACTGAGCTCTGCCCCGCCcccacctcctcctccacctcctcagGGACAGAGTTCccagcagcctctgcccaataGCGGCACTCTCCTGTCAATCAAACAAGGACCGCCCCCTCCCTCCAGTACTGCACCGCACCCGTTCCAGAACATCGGTGGCTTTCAAACCACTTTACTTCACCAGTCTGCACCAGCCAACCCCTCAGTAACCCCTTCCACGTATCAACAAACTGTGTTACCCCCGCCTCCACCACCACCTCCCCAACAAACTCCTCCCTCACAGACCCCGCCCAATCCGAACGTCTTGCAGATCGCCGGCGGTAACCGAGGACCTACCCCTTCGTCCACCCACTTTCACAGCACCGGCTACTTGGGCACAGGATGGCACTGA